One window of the Zea mays cultivar B73 chromosome 3, Zm-B73-REFERENCE-NAM-5.0, whole genome shotgun sequence genome contains the following:
- the LOC100278150 gene encoding uncharacterized protein LOC100278150 precursor produces the protein MAATTSAASARGLLLCVLVAFLHRLQFQIPPVAVAAATPKNKTESRDGHGKTLSFTLYQHETINRTGYIVVDGVAGAGVSQTTTPFGTIYVFRDDLTVRADRDSRVAGVAEGTSITTSLDGLQSMSLAKITVHHRGHRGSVSVLGGTYNTKPSDYPVVGGTGDFAYALGYVRSSPVDLRGRTVTYKMELHLYWPPYAHYAPVPRKA, from the coding sequence ATGGCAGCTACGACGAGCGCTGCCAGTGCCAGGGGCTTGCTGCTCTGCGTGttggtggcctttctccaccgcctCCAGTTTCAGATCCCGCCTGTAGCAGTAGCAGCTGCGACGCCGAAGAACAAAACCGAGAGCCGAGACGGGCACGGGAAGACGCTCAGCTTCACGCTGTACCAGCACGAGACCATCAACAGGACCGGCTACATCGTGGTGGACGGCGTCGCGGGCGCGGGCGTCAGCCAGACCACCACGCCCTTCGGCACCATCTACGTCTTCCGCGACGACCTGACGGTGCGCGCGGACAGGGACTCCCGGGTGGCGGGCGTCGCGGAGGGGACCTCCATCACCACCAGCCTCGACGGGCTGCAGAGCATGTCGCTGGCCAAGATCACGGTCCACCACCGCGGCCACCGGGGCTCCGTCTCGGTCCTTGGGGGCACCTACAACACCAAGCCGTCCGACTACCCGGTGGTGGGTGGCACCGGCGACTTCGCGTACGCGCTGGGATACGTCCGGTCCTCGCCGGTGGACTTGCGAGGACGAACGGTGACGTACAAGATGGAGCTTCACTTGTACTGGCCTCCATACGCCCACTACGCTCCCGTTCCACGTAAAGCGTGA
- the LOC103650928 gene encoding extradiol ring-cleavage dioxygenase: protein MGQSQGRAGRAKPETRHATREGEQQRRRGDIARPGPEATAEEGQQRRPPRVPATMDTFFLSHGSPTLSIDDSIPARHFFKSWVPAKVAGDQPPRAILVVSGHWETATPAVNVIRGSNDTIYDFYGFPKPMYQLKYPAPGAPDLALRTVELLEQAGFGPVKQDHSRGLDHGAWVPLMLMYPDASIPVCQLSVQTDRDGTYHYNLGKALAPLREEGTLIIGSGSATHNLRKISPSDAPVPQWAAEFDTWLKDSLLNGRYEDVKRYEEKAPHARVAHPWPDHFYPLHVALGAAGDGAKAEQIHQCWSNGTLSYASYRFTTNT, encoded by the exons ATGGGGCAGAGCCAGGGGAGAGCGGGCAGAGCCAAACCAGAGACGCGGCACGCGACGCGGGAGGGCGAGCAGCAGCGGCGGCGCGGCGACATCGCGAGGCCAGGGCCAGAAGCAACAGCCGAGGAGGGGCAGCAGAGGCGACCGCCGAGAGTCCCGGCCACCATGGACACCTTCTTCCTATCGCACGGCTCGCCCACGCTCTCCATCGACGACAGTATCCCGGCGCGGCACTTCTTCAAGTCATGGGTGCCGGCGAAGGTCGCGGGCGACCAGCCCCCGCGCGCCATCCTCGTCGTCTCGGGACACTGGGAGACGGCCACGCCGGCGGTCAACGTCATCCGCGGCAGCAACGACACCATCTACGACTTCTATGGCTTTCCCAAGCCCATGTACCAG CTCAAGTACCCCGCTCCGGGCGCTCCGGACTTGGCCCTGCGGACCGTAGAGCTCCTGGAGCAAGCCGGGTTCGGCCCCGTGAAGCAGGACCACAGCCGCGGGCTCGACCACGGCGCCTGGGTGCCGCTGATGCTCATGTACCCGGACGCCAGCATCCCCGTGTGCCAGCTCTCGGTGCAGACCGACCGCGACGGCACGTACCACTACAACCTCGGCAAGGCGCTGGCGCCCCTGCGGGAGGAAGGCACCCTCATCATCGGCTCCGGCAGCGCCACGCACAACCTGCGCAAGATTAGCCCGTCCGACGCGCCCGTGCCGCAGTGGGCCGCCGAGTTCGACACCTGGCTCAAGGACTCGCTTCTCAACGGAAG GTACGAGGACGTGAAGCGGTACGAGGAGAAGGcgccgcacgcgagggtggcgcaCCCGTGGCCGGACCACTTCTACCCGCTGCACGTCGCGCTCGGCGCCGCCGGGGACGGCGCGAAAGCGGAGCAGATCCACCAGTGCTGGTCCAACGGCACGCTCTCCTACGCGTCCTACAGGTTCACCACCAACACCTGA